ATCCGGACGGCGATTTCCCCGCGGTTGGCGACGAGCAGCCTCACTCGCCGCCTCCGGAGGACGTCACGACCATGCGCACCGGCGTCGGGTCGAACCCGTTGCAGGGGTTGTTGATCTGCGGGCAGTTCGACACGAGCACGAGGACGTCGGTCTCGGCGCGCAGCCGGACTTCGAGGCCCGGCGCGGAGATCCCGTCGACGATGCCGAGGGTGCCGTCTTCTTCGACCGGCACGTTCATGTACCAGTTGACGTTGCTGACCAGGTCGCGCTTGCCCAGCCCCCACTTCGCGCCCTCGCTGAGGAAGTTCTCGACGCAGGCGTGCTGGAACCGGGTGTGCTGGCCGTAGCGGAGGCTGTTGGACTCCTTGCTGCACGCGCCGCCGAGCGTGTCGTGGCGCCCGCACGTGTCGGCGACGACGGTCAGCAGCGGCGCGCCTTCCTGGGTGCGCAGGACGCTGCCGGTGGTGAGGAAGATGTTCCGCTGCGCGGCGATGGTCGCCGCCGCGCTGTAGCGCTT
This genomic window from Amycolatopsis mongoliensis contains:
- a CDS encoding urea amidolyase associated protein UAAP2; the encoded protein is MSTAYQSQLELTYDVAARAPFSTVLRRGHELAIIDLGGNQAVDFLCYDANDTAKRYSAAATIAAQRNIFLTTGSVLRTQEGAPLLTVVADTCGRHDTLGGACSKESNSLRYGQHTRFQHACVENFLSEGAKWGLGKRDLVSNVNWYMNVPVEEDGTLGIVDGISAPGLEVRLRAETDVLVLVSNCPQINNPCNGFDPTPVRMVVTSSGGGE